The following proteins are encoded in a genomic region of Xanthomonas cassavae CFBP 4642:
- a CDS encoding FAD-dependent oxidoreductase produces the protein MSRKQAFQFLDLPRTMPTRIPVELRTSGDWGELYGKFDKADAQYQSGRCLDCGNPYCSWKCPVHNAIPQWLQLVQENRLEEAAALCHSTNPLPEVCGRVCPQDRLCEGSCTLEEFGAVTIGAVEKYIVDTAFKMGWRPDLGNVQPSGHRVAVIGAGPAGLACADRLARAGIEAVVYDRYEQIGGLLQFGIPSFKLDKSVIGKRRDILEGMGVQFRLGVEIGRDISIEQLLGEYDAVFLGTGAYRYTDGGLPGQDLKNVLPALPFLVQNSRIVSGNDPHGRPIAGWEDQLALPDLNGKRVVVLGGGDTGMDCVRSAIRLGAAKVTCAYRRDEASMPGSAREVANAREEGVRFLFNRQPLSIESGADDEAIGVTVVETKLGEPDASGRRNAVPVEGSESLLEADVVIIAFGFSPTLPDWLSSQGVEAGSNGRIVAPADGNGRLPYQTSNPRLFAGGDCVRGADLVVTAVAEGRDAAGSIVQLLGVNAQVQEPAAA, from the coding sequence ATGAGCCGCAAGCAAGCCTTCCAATTCCTCGACCTGCCCCGGACCATGCCCACGCGCATTCCGGTGGAACTGCGTACGTCCGGCGACTGGGGCGAGCTGTACGGCAAGTTCGACAAGGCCGATGCGCAGTACCAGTCCGGCCGTTGCCTGGACTGCGGCAACCCGTATTGCAGCTGGAAATGCCCGGTGCACAACGCCATCCCGCAGTGGCTGCAGCTGGTGCAGGAAAACCGCCTCGAAGAAGCCGCTGCGCTGTGCCACTCCACCAACCCGCTGCCGGAAGTGTGCGGGCGGGTGTGTCCGCAGGACCGCCTGTGCGAAGGCAGCTGCACGCTGGAGGAATTCGGCGCGGTCACCATCGGTGCGGTGGAGAAATACATTGTCGATACCGCCTTCAAGATGGGCTGGCGCCCGGACCTGGGCAACGTGCAGCCGAGCGGCCACCGCGTGGCGGTGATCGGCGCAGGCCCTGCAGGTCTGGCATGTGCCGATCGCCTGGCACGTGCCGGCATCGAAGCGGTGGTCTACGACCGTTACGAGCAGATCGGCGGGCTGCTGCAGTTCGGCATCCCCAGCTTCAAGCTGGACAAGTCGGTGATCGGCAAGCGCCGCGACATCCTCGAAGGCATGGGCGTGCAGTTCCGCCTGGGCGTGGAGATCGGTCGCGACATCAGCATCGAGCAGTTGCTGGGCGAATACGACGCGGTGTTCCTGGGCACCGGCGCCTATCGCTACACCGACGGCGGCCTGCCCGGGCAGGACCTCAAGAACGTGCTGCCGGCCCTGCCGTTCCTGGTGCAGAACAGCCGCATCGTCAGCGGCAACGACCCGCACGGCCGGCCGATCGCCGGCTGGGAAGACCAGCTCGCCCTGCCCGATCTCAACGGCAAGCGCGTGGTGGTGCTGGGCGGTGGCGACACCGGCATGGACTGCGTGCGCAGCGCCATTCGCCTGGGCGCGGCCAAGGTCACCTGCGCCTATCGCCGCGACGAAGCGAGCATGCCCGGCTCCGCACGCGAAGTCGCCAACGCCCGCGAAGAAGGCGTGCGCTTTTTGTTCAACCGCCAGCCGCTGTCGATCGAATCCGGCGCCGACGACGAAGCCATCGGCGTGACCGTGGTGGAAACCAAATTAGGCGAGCCCGATGCCAGCGGCCGCCGCAACGCGGTGCCGGTGGAAGGCAGCGAATCGCTGCTGGAGGCGGACGTGGTGATCATCGCCTTCGGCTTCTCGCCCACCCTGCCCGACTGGTTGTCCTCGCAGGGCGTGGAAGCCGGCAGCAACGGCCGCATCGTCGCCCCGGCCGACGGCAATGGCCGCCTGCCCTACCAGACCAGCAACCCGCGCCTGTTCGCCGGCGGCGACTGCGTACGCGGCGCCGACCTGGTGGTCACCGCAGTGGCCGAAGGCCGCGACGCGGCCGGCAGCATCGTGCAGCTGCTCGGGGTGAACGCGCAGGTCCAGGAACCGGCTGCGGCGTGA
- a CDS encoding NAD(P)-dependent alcohol dehydrogenase — MSQAHAFAAQAADQPLVPFVLERRPPGPNDVQINIAYCGVCHSDLHTARNEWHNTRYPSVPGHEIVGRVTAVGTAVTGFKVGNLAGVGCMVDSCRSCASCQEGEEQYCEAGFTGTYNGPMFGGGANTYGGYSDHIVVDQKYVLRISHTDNLAAVAPLLCAGITTYSPLAHWKVGPGQKVGVVGLGGLGHMAVKIAKAMGATVVLFTTSESKRADALRLGASEVVISKDEAQMAAQYNTLDFILNTVAAPHNLDPFLNALKRDGAMVLVGVPEQSHPSPAVFNLVMKRRTLAGSLIGGIRQTQEMLDFCAKHNIVSDIETIRADQINEAYERMLKSDVKYRFVIDMATLLDKAA; from the coding sequence ATGAGCCAAGCCCACGCCTTTGCCGCCCAGGCCGCCGACCAGCCGCTTGTCCCGTTCGTGCTCGAACGGCGCCCGCCCGGCCCCAACGACGTGCAGATCAACATCGCCTACTGCGGTGTCTGCCACTCGGACCTGCACACCGCGCGCAACGAATGGCACAACACCCGGTATCCGTCCGTCCCAGGCCACGAGATCGTCGGCCGCGTGACCGCCGTCGGCACTGCGGTGACCGGCTTCAAGGTCGGCAACCTGGCCGGTGTCGGCTGCATGGTCGACAGCTGCCGCAGCTGCGCCTCCTGCCAGGAAGGCGAGGAGCAGTACTGCGAAGCCGGCTTCACTGGCACCTATAACGGCCCGATGTTCGGTGGCGGCGCGAATACCTATGGCGGCTACTCCGACCATATCGTGGTCGATCAGAAATACGTGCTGCGTATTTCGCACACCGACAACCTGGCCGCGGTGGCGCCGCTGCTGTGCGCCGGCATCACCACCTATTCGCCGCTGGCGCACTGGAAGGTGGGCCCGGGTCAGAAGGTGGGGGTGGTCGGTCTCGGCGGCCTGGGCCATATGGCGGTGAAGATCGCCAAGGCGATGGGCGCCACCGTGGTGCTGTTCACCACCTCCGAAAGCAAGCGCGCCGATGCGCTGCGCCTGGGCGCCAGCGAAGTGGTGATCTCCAAGGACGAAGCGCAGATGGCCGCGCAGTACAACACCCTGGATTTCATCCTCAACACGGTGGCCGCACCGCACAACCTGGACCCGTTCCTCAACGCGCTCAAGCGTGATGGCGCCATGGTGCTGGTCGGCGTACCCGAGCAGTCGCATCCGTCGCCGGCCGTGTTCAACCTGGTGATGAAGCGTCGCACCCTGGCCGGCTCGCTGATCGGCGGTATCCGCCAGACCCAGGAAATGCTGGATTTCTGCGCCAAGCACAATATCGTGTCGGACATCGAAACCATCCGCGCCGACCAGATCAACGAGGCCTACGAGCGCATGCTCAAGAGCGACGTGAAGTACCGCTTCGTGATCGATATGGCGACGTTGTTGGATAAGGCGGCCTGA
- a CDS encoding glycoside hydrolase family 5 protein, with the protein MFRTPPQLARLRTAALALSLLAAVPLAYAKEPGDPHKASAGLKYVGVNLSGAEFNARKRPGVLFKDYTYPAASDFSYFAGKGMNTMRLPFLWERLQPELNGDLDATQLGLIKKSLAAAKANKQFLILDLHNYAKYNGKRIGTDEAPATALADLWRRLALEFKDEKAVVFGLMNEPNGISAPEWANAAQAAINAIRKTGANNLILVPGTAYTGAHSWRSSSYGVSNAKALQVLKDPGNHLAFEAHQYLDSDYSGTKPVCTSDSVGEEKLRGFTAWLRENKQKGFLGEFATADNPVCNKALEGMLSYMEKNSDVWLGWTWWAAGAWWKPDYPFTVQPGKDGSDKPQMRILSKYARRAGKN; encoded by the coding sequence ATGTTCCGCACTCCCCCACAGCTTGCCCGCCTGCGTACTGCGGCGCTGGCGCTTTCCCTGCTTGCAGCGGTACCGCTGGCCTACGCCAAGGAGCCGGGCGACCCGCACAAGGCCTCTGCCGGTTTGAAATACGTCGGCGTCAATCTGTCCGGCGCAGAATTCAACGCGCGCAAGAGACCTGGCGTGTTGTTCAAGGACTACACCTACCCTGCCGCCTCGGACTTCAGCTATTTCGCCGGCAAGGGCATGAATACGATGCGGCTGCCGTTCCTGTGGGAGCGTCTGCAGCCCGAGCTCAACGGCGATCTGGATGCGACCCAGCTCGGCCTGATCAAAAAGTCGCTGGCAGCTGCCAAGGCCAACAAGCAGTTCCTGATCCTGGATCTGCACAACTACGCCAAGTACAACGGCAAGCGCATCGGCACCGACGAGGCGCCGGCCACTGCCCTGGCGGACCTGTGGCGCCGGCTGGCGCTGGAGTTCAAGGACGAAAAGGCGGTGGTCTTCGGGCTGATGAACGAGCCCAATGGCATCTCCGCGCCGGAGTGGGCCAACGCCGCACAGGCGGCGATCAACGCCATCCGCAAGACCGGCGCGAACAACCTGATCCTGGTGCCCGGCACCGCCTATACCGGCGCGCACAGCTGGCGCAGCAGCAGCTACGGGGTCTCCAACGCCAAGGCGCTGCAGGTACTCAAGGATCCCGGCAACCATCTGGCATTCGAAGCGCACCAGTATCTGGACAGCGACTACAGCGGCACCAAGCCGGTATGCACCAGCGACAGCGTGGGCGAGGAGAAACTGCGTGGCTTCACCGCCTGGCTGCGCGAGAACAAGCAGAAGGGCTTCTTGGGCGAATTCGCCACTGCCGACAATCCGGTCTGCAACAAGGCGCTGGAAGGCATGCTGAGCTACATGGAAAAGAACAGCGACGTGTGGCTGGGCTGGACCTGGTGGGCTGCCGGCGCATGGTGGAAGCCCGACTACCCCTTCACCGTGCAGCCGGGCAAGGATGGCAGCGACAAGCCGCAGATGCGCATCCTGAGCAAGTACGCGCGGCGCGCCGGCAAGAACTGA
- a CDS encoding glycoside hydrolase family 5 protein, with translation MFPSPTWPRQLPCCALLLLFVAALPQAQAQSGALRYAGINLSGAEIASAKLPGIINVDYRYPAASEYQHFADTGMNVVRLPIAWERLQPKAQGELDTAQLALIRQAVANAKAARMVLILDIHNYAKYYGHKIGTSRVPIKTFTDLWRRLAAAFKSDNAVMFGLMNEPYDIAPQNWAAAAQASIDSIRATGANNLILVPGALWSGAHSWYSTIAGQSNAVALATLRDPLNRYAIEVHQYLDTDSSGTSAGCVSATIGSERLRSFTGWLRSQRKRGFLGEFGASSNPTCMRALDNMLRYLEANRDVWVGSSVWAAGAWSRADYPFTLQPDANGRDKPQLSILSAHARRITR, from the coding sequence ATGTTCCCCTCCCCCACCTGGCCGCGCCAGCTGCCGTGCTGTGCGCTGTTGCTGTTGTTCGTGGCCGCGCTTCCGCAGGCGCAGGCCCAAAGCGGTGCACTGCGCTATGCAGGCATCAATCTTTCCGGCGCAGAAATCGCCTCGGCCAAACTCCCTGGCATCATCAATGTCGACTATCGCTATCCCGCCGCCAGCGAGTACCAGCACTTCGCCGATACCGGCATGAACGTGGTGCGTTTGCCCATCGCATGGGAACGCCTGCAACCCAAGGCCCAGGGCGAACTCGATACCGCGCAGCTGGCATTGATTCGGCAGGCAGTGGCCAATGCCAAGGCTGCCAGGATGGTGTTGATCCTGGATATCCATAACTACGCGAAGTATTACGGCCACAAGATCGGGACCTCGCGCGTGCCGATCAAGACCTTCACCGATCTCTGGCGGCGCCTGGCCGCAGCCTTCAAGAGCGATAACGCGGTGATGTTCGGGCTGATGAACGAGCCCTACGACATCGCTCCGCAAAACTGGGCCGCCGCCGCGCAGGCGTCGATCGACAGCATTCGCGCCACCGGTGCCAACAACCTCATCCTCGTGCCCGGCGCGCTCTGGTCCGGCGCACATAGTTGGTACTCCACCATTGCCGGTCAATCCAATGCCGTTGCGCTAGCCACTCTTCGAGATCCGCTCAACCGCTACGCCATCGAAGTGCACCAGTACCTGGATACCGATTCCAGCGGCACCAGCGCCGGATGCGTCAGTGCCACCATCGGCTCGGAACGTCTGCGCAGTTTCACCGGCTGGCTGCGTAGCCAGCGCAAGCGTGGGTTTCTCGGTGAATTCGGCGCCTCCAGCAACCCCACGTGCATGCGTGCACTGGACAACATGCTGCGCTACCTGGAAGCCAATCGCGATGTCTGGGTGGGCTCCAGCGTGTGGGCGGCCGGTGCGTGGTCGCGCGCGGACTACCCATTCACGCTACAGCCCGATGCAAACGGACGCGACAAACCGCAGCTGTCCATTCTGAGTGCGCACGCGCGCCGTATCACGCGCTGA
- a CDS encoding glycoside hydrolase family 5 protein codes for MSRLSFLLRHLAACVLCVLSLAGQSPAHAQTRALTYAGVNLSGAEFASSKKPGVLNKDYMYASASDYIYFAGVGMNTIRLPILWERLQPSARGELDPAQLALLQQAVARAKASGMYLVIDIHNYAKYYGYRIGGPEVPVATFTDLWRRLALAFNSDNAVIFGLMNEPNNISSSEWAATAQAAIDAIRRTGANNLILVPGALWTGAHSWYSPTSDGQSNATALASINDPLNRYAFEVHQYLDADSSGTSSVCVSATIGAERLRNFTEWLRINRKRGFLGEFGTAHNAVCNTALQGMLSYMESNADVWMGWTCWAAGSWWNLSYAYNVHPNKDGTDKPQMTILSPQATRATRALAAAKTR; via the coding sequence ATGTCACGTCTTTCTTTTTTACTGCGCCATCTCGCCGCATGCGTCTTGTGCGTGCTGTCGCTGGCCGGGCAGTCGCCCGCCCACGCACAGACGCGCGCGCTCACCTATGCCGGCGTCAATCTCTCCGGTGCCGAATTCGCATCCTCGAAAAAACCCGGCGTGCTCAACAAGGATTACATGTACGCCTCGGCGAGCGATTACATCTATTTCGCCGGCGTTGGCATGAACACCATCCGCCTGCCCATCCTCTGGGAGCGCCTGCAGCCCAGTGCGCGTGGCGAGCTGGATCCTGCGCAGCTGGCATTGCTGCAACAGGCGGTGGCGCGTGCCAAGGCCTCCGGTATGTATCTGGTGATCGATATCCATAACTATGCCAAGTACTACGGCTACAGGATCGGCGGACCGGAAGTCCCGGTCGCCACGTTTACCGATCTCTGGCGTCGCCTTGCATTGGCATTCAATAGCGACAATGCGGTGATTTTCGGGCTAATGAATGAGCCCAACAACATCTCCTCCAGCGAATGGGCCGCAACTGCGCAGGCCGCCATCGATGCAATCCGCAGGACCGGTGCCAACAATCTGATCCTGGTGCCCGGCGCGCTGTGGACCGGTGCGCACAGCTGGTATTCGCCCACCAGCGATGGTCAGTCCAACGCCACCGCGCTGGCATCGATCAACGACCCGCTCAACCGCTACGCGTTCGAGGTGCATCAGTATCTGGATGCCGATTCCAGCGGTACCAGCAGCGTTTGCGTCAGCGCCACCATCGGCGCGGAGCGCCTGCGCAACTTCACCGAATGGCTGCGCATCAATCGCAAGCGTGGCTTTCTCGGTGAGTTCGGCACGGCGCACAACGCGGTCTGCAATACCGCGCTGCAAGGCATGCTGAGCTATATGGAAAGCAATGCCGATGTGTGGATGGGCTGGACATGTTGGGCGGCGGGTTCATGGTGGAACCTGTCGTATGCCTACAACGTGCATCCGAACAAAGACGGCACCGACAAGCCACAGATGACCATCCTGTCACCGCAGGCCACGCGCGCGACACGTGCACTTGCCGCTGCAAAAACCCGCTGA
- a CDS encoding PepSY domain-containing protein, whose product MAHRMMTTAVIGALTLVSHGAFAQDAAKPAKALTSTDVTSMLTAKGYTKVHDVAFEHGVWTADARSGDGKDVDVHIDPVTGRVYGDQTTSRLSEADVRAALSTGGYSDVHDLKFKDGLWKADAKRNGQRVELHVDPDDGHVVSVDGD is encoded by the coding sequence ATGGCACATCGCATGATGACCACCGCAGTGATCGGCGCGTTGACGCTGGTCTCTCACGGCGCATTCGCACAGGACGCAGCCAAGCCGGCAAAGGCGCTGACCTCCACCGACGTCACCAGCATGCTGACCGCCAAGGGCTACACCAAGGTGCACGACGTCGCGTTCGAGCATGGCGTGTGGACTGCCGATGCGCGCAGTGGCGACGGCAAGGATGTGGACGTGCACATCGATCCGGTGACCGGCCGCGTGTACGGCGATCAGACCACCTCGCGCTTGAGCGAGGCCGATGTGCGCGCAGCGCTGTCCACCGGCGGCTATAGCGACGTGCACGACCTCAAGTTCAAGGACGGATTATGGAAGGCCGATGCCAAGCGCAACGGACAGAGGGTCGAGCTGCATGTCGATCCGGACGATGGCCATGTGGTCAGCGTCGACGGCGATTGA
- a CDS encoding M28 family metallopeptidase, with protein MPRRILLCLAATLAVAGCKRESAQAPATPVTQTPADGAPNAPGSRHAFSPELTSGDFAELVKTLASDAFEGRGPGTPGEEKTVTYIRDQMQRIGLQPGNGDSWFQDVPMVETTADAATAPSLRSGEQTRILAFGTDIVVGTRTGQPEVKLDNSELVFVGYGVDAPEQQWNDYAGQDWKGKTVVMFVNDPGFHSNDPKLFDGKRMTYYGRWTYKFEEAARKGAAAALIVHDTPGASYGWDVVKNSWSGPQYDLPAKDDPDPRVPVQGWISADTAKQLFANAGLDLAQAYKYAGKRGFKPVPLKASWSVDLKSSIAEKTSRNVVGVLPGTSHADEAVLYMAHWDHLGKHPGERGDNIYNGAVDNATGVAGILEIADAFAHQDPKPERSVVFVAVTLEESGLLGSKYYVANPSFPLDKIAAVINIDAMSVAGRARDMTVVGMGSSELEDILKPIAAIQGRTLHAEATPESGAYFRSDHFNFAKAGVPALYADGGEDLREGGTAAGRAAAEDYGRHRYHAPGDQYDAATWKLDGTIEDLQAMYGVGKEVAVGGRWPNWYAGNPFRAARDRMMAGKPAANMTTAQAQPADGESGATNGKAVETKKASSAR; from the coding sequence ATGCCCCGCAGGATCCTGTTGTGCCTGGCTGCGACCCTGGCCGTGGCCGGTTGCAAGCGCGAATCGGCCCAGGCGCCGGCCACCCCGGTGACGCAGACGCCAGCCGATGGCGCGCCCAACGCTCCGGGCAGCCGGCATGCGTTCTCGCCGGAGCTGACCAGCGGCGACTTCGCCGAGTTGGTCAAGACGCTGGCCTCGGATGCGTTCGAAGGTCGCGGCCCGGGCACGCCCGGCGAGGAAAAGACCGTCACCTACATCCGCGACCAGATGCAGCGTATCGGCTTGCAGCCGGGCAATGGCGATAGCTGGTTCCAGGACGTGCCGATGGTGGAAACCACCGCCGATGCCGCCACCGCGCCCAGCCTGCGCAGCGGCGAGCAGACCCGCATCCTCGCCTTCGGCACCGACATCGTGGTGGGCACGCGCACCGGCCAGCCGGAGGTCAAGCTGGACAACAGCGAGCTGGTGTTCGTCGGCTACGGCGTGGATGCGCCCGAGCAGCAGTGGAACGATTACGCTGGCCAGGACTGGAAGGGCAAGACGGTGGTGATGTTCGTCAACGACCCCGGCTTCCACAGCAATGACCCCAAGCTGTTCGACGGCAAGCGCATGACCTACTACGGGCGCTGGACCTACAAGTTCGAGGAGGCCGCGCGCAAGGGTGCGGCCGCGGCGTTGATCGTGCACGACACCCCTGGCGCCAGCTATGGGTGGGATGTGGTCAAGAATTCCTGGTCCGGCCCGCAATACGATCTGCCGGCCAAGGACGACCCGGATCCGCGCGTGCCGGTGCAGGGCTGGATCAGCGCCGACACCGCCAAGCAGCTGTTTGCCAATGCCGGGCTGGACCTGGCGCAGGCGTACAAGTATGCCGGCAAGCGCGGCTTCAAGCCGGTGCCGTTGAAGGCCAGCTGGTCGGTGGACCTGAAGAGCAGCATTGCCGAAAAGACCTCGCGCAACGTGGTCGGCGTGCTGCCGGGCACCAGTCATGCCGACGAGGCGGTGCTGTACATGGCGCACTGGGATCACCTGGGCAAGCACCCGGGCGAGCGCGGCGACAACATCTACAACGGCGCCGTGGACAACGCCACCGGCGTGGCCGGCATCCTGGAAATCGCCGACGCGTTCGCGCATCAGGACCCCAAGCCGGAGCGGTCGGTGGTGTTCGTGGCGGTGACCCTGGAAGAATCCGGCCTGCTCGGCTCCAAGTACTACGTCGCCAACCCGAGCTTCCCGCTGGACAAGATCGCCGCGGTGATCAACATCGATGCGATGTCGGTGGCCGGCCGCGCGCGCGACATGACCGTGGTGGGCATGGGCAGTTCGGAGCTGGAAGACATCCTCAAGCCGATCGCCGCGATCCAGGGCCGCACCCTGCATGCCGAGGCCACCCCGGAAAGCGGCGCGTATTTCCGCTCGGATCACTTCAACTTCGCCAAGGCCGGCGTGCCGGCGCTGTATGCCGACGGCGGGGAAGACCTGCGCGAAGGCGGTACCGCGGCCGGGCGTGCGGCGGCCGAGGACTACGGCCGCCATCGCTACCATGCACCCGGCGACCAATACGATGCGGCCACCTGGAAACTGGACGGCACCATCGAAGACCTGCAGGCGATGTATGGCGTGGGCAAGGAAGTGGCGGTGGGTGGACGCTGGCCGAACTGGTACGCCGGCAATCCGTTCAGGGCCGCGCGCGACCGCATGATGGCCGGCAAACCAGCCGCGAATATGACCACGGCGCAGGCGCAGCCGGCCGACGGCGAGTCCGGCGCAACCAATGGCAAGGCTGTGGAAACGAAGAAGGCCTCATCCGCGCGCTGA
- a CDS encoding murein hydrolase activator EnvC family protein, which yields MLNLAQWRQSGTWRRSHHGWLQSRTCLKSLDRSLASSSALLPRPPFAFATGRGRAWLAAAALACSLLGSTGVAAQSQRETERKLRQLRDELKTISADRRDLEGKRGTAAQQLRQADEKVARTARALSETEAAMQTQQQHLSTLQQDRARLQRGLQGQRAQLAALLRAADQVGRNAPLKVLLSQDTVGDATRMLADHRYVQNARAQQIQALTTQLDVLAKVEQDIASRRQALDAARAQQKAQAAALQKDRSQQAATVAQLDDRYKQRAEREKALGQDAKALEQLLANLRAAAAKAEAERRAAAKRAAAEAAAQAKRGKSERPERAGKTPPKVVASAPAPKVGGLGWPVSGNLLARFNATLPDGHTSKGVLIGAPKGTTVTAVADGTVVFSDWMTGYGMILIVDHGNGYMSLYAHNDTLLRDAGAAIKRGEAVAKVGSSGGQGVPALYFELRRNGQPVDPSSWLQRR from the coding sequence ATGCTGAACCTCGCGCAGTGGCGGCAGTCTGGGACGTGGCGGCGATCACACCATGGGTGGCTACAATCGCGCACCTGCCTGAAGTCACTGGATCGTTCGTTGGCCTCCTCGTCCGCACTGCTGCCACGCCCGCCATTTGCCTTCGCCACCGGCCGTGGCCGCGCGTGGCTGGCCGCTGCCGCGTTGGCGTGCTCGCTGCTGGGCAGCACCGGCGTGGCGGCGCAAAGCCAGCGCGAGACCGAGCGCAAACTGCGGCAGCTGCGCGATGAACTCAAGACCATCAGCGCCGATCGACGCGACCTGGAAGGCAAGCGCGGCACCGCCGCCCAACAGCTGCGCCAAGCCGACGAAAAGGTTGCCAGAACCGCGCGCGCGCTCAGCGAAACCGAAGCGGCGATGCAGACGCAGCAGCAGCACCTGTCCACGCTGCAGCAAGACCGCGCGCGCCTGCAGCGTGGCCTGCAGGGCCAGCGCGCGCAGCTGGCCGCGTTGCTGCGCGCCGCCGACCAGGTTGGTCGCAACGCGCCGCTGAAGGTATTGCTGTCGCAGGACACCGTGGGCGATGCCACGCGCATGCTGGCCGACCACCGCTATGTGCAGAACGCGCGCGCGCAGCAGATCCAGGCCCTGACCACCCAGCTGGACGTATTGGCCAAGGTGGAACAGGACATCGCCAGTCGGCGCCAGGCGCTGGATGCCGCACGCGCACAGCAGAAGGCGCAGGCAGCGGCCCTGCAGAAGGATCGCTCGCAACAGGCCGCCACCGTCGCGCAATTGGATGACCGCTACAAACAGCGCGCCGAACGCGAAAAGGCCCTGGGCCAGGACGCCAAGGCGCTGGAGCAGCTGCTCGCCAATCTGCGTGCCGCTGCCGCCAAGGCCGAAGCCGAACGACGCGCCGCGGCCAAACGCGCCGCCGCCGAAGCCGCCGCGCAGGCCAAACGCGGCAAGTCCGAGCGCCCCGAGCGTGCCGGCAAGACGCCGCCCAAGGTCGTGGCCAGCGCGCCAGCGCCCAAGGTGGGAGGGCTCGGCTGGCCGGTGTCGGGCAATCTGCTGGCCCGCTTCAACGCCACCTTGCCCGATGGCCACACCAGCAAGGGCGTGTTGATCGGTGCGCCCAAGGGCACCACCGTCACCGCAGTGGCCGATGGCACGGTGGTGTTTTCCGACTGGATGACCGGCTACGGCATGATTCTGATCGTGGACCACGGCAACGGCTACATGAGCCTGTATGCGCACAACGACACCTTGCTACGCGATGCCGGCGCGGCGATCAAGCGCGGCGAGGCGGTGGCCAAGGTCGGCAGCTCGGGCGGGCAGGGCGTGCCGGCGCTGTACTTCGAATTGCGTCGCAATGGGCAACCGGTGGATCCATCCAGCTGGCTGCAACGCCGCTGA